The genomic segment GTTGTTGCCGAACTGGTCCGAGATGCCGATCGGCTATAACGGGCGCGCGTCGTCGGTCGTCGTGAGCGGTACGCCGGTGCGCCGGCCCAATGGCCAGATCAAGCTGCCGGATCAGGATCGTCCGGTCTATGGCGCGTGCCGCAAGCTCGATATCGAGCTGGAGACGGGCTTCATCATTGGACGGGGCAATGCGCTCGGCGAGCCGATCGCGTGCGAGGACGCGGAAGCGCATATCTTCGGCATGGTGCTGCTCAACGACTGGAGCGCGCGCGACATCCAGCAATGGGAATACGTGCCGCTCGGGCCGTTCAACTCGAAGGGTTTTGCGACCACCATTTCGCCGTGGATCGTCACGCTCGACGCGCTCGAGCCGTTTCGCGCCGCGACGCCCGCGCAGGAGCCGAAGCCGCTCGCGTATCTGCGCCACGCGGGCGATCACGCGTTCGATATCGAACTGGAAGTGTTGCTGCGGGCCGAGGGCGCGCGACAGCCGGCCAGCATTTCGCGCACCAACTTCAAGCTCATGTATTGGTCGATGGCGCAGCAGCTCGCGCATCACACGGTTGGCGGCTGCAATACGCGCGTCGGCGATCTGATGGGCTCGGGGACGATCAGCGGAGCGACGCCGCAATCGTGCGGCAGCCTGCTCGAAAGCACGTGGAACGGGCAGCGGCCGTTGAAGCTGGAAGAGGGCGTCGAGCGCGTGTTCCTGCAGGATGGGGATGAAGTCACCTTGCGGGGATGGTGTCAGGGGGAGGGCTATCGCGTAGGGTTCGGGGAATGTGCTGGGCGGGTTCTGGCGGCGCTTGCCTGAGCTTTTTCTGTGTGTCGTGTCGCCGGATCCCGTATTCGTGTCGGTCTATTGGTGTTGCCCCTGTGCGGGGCGGCAGTCACTTTCTTTGCTGCTGCAAAGAAAGTAACCAAAGAAAGCAGCTTGAGACGCCCGCGGTCACACGCAATTTGGGTGTTCTTCTCGTTGATCGTGGGCTCAGTAGCGAGTGCCCTCGTAGGCCTAACCGGGCGTGGACCGCGCACGGTCTGACGAGCTAGAACGTATAGCGTGCTGGTTCAGCACGAAAGGGCTTCGGCACAGCGCTTCGCGCTGCCGTTGGGTATGCAAGGGAAACCAACGAAAAAAGCGAAACGCCGAAGCACAGAAGCACAGAAGCACAGAAGCACACGCATCCCCGATGTACCCGTCGGCCGCGCAGCGGGCCGGAGCCATTTCGTGCTGAACCAGTCACACATGCGGCGCGATGTCACAGACCGTGCGCGGACCAAGCCCGATGTGGCCTGTGAGGGCACTCGCTACAGAGGCCACGAGCGAGGAGAAGGATACCCAAATTGCGTGTGACCGCGGGCGTCTCGAGCTGCTTTCTTTGGTTACTTTCTTTGCAGCAGCAAAGAAAGTGACTGCCGCCCCGCACAGGGGCAGTGCAAATAGACCGACACGAATACGGGATCCGGCGACACCTCAGCATCCCTAAAGACGCGTCGTGCCATTGCGCCATTCCCACCAAACGGCCACCAAAAAAGCCCCCGCCGCCGCAGTCAAAACGCCAATCAAGGCATCCGCGCCGACGCGCTGCATCAACGTCCCCGCAACGATCGGACCGCCGAAGCTCGCCACGCTCCACGACGCCCCGACGATCGCCGTCGCCGACACGAGCGTCGGCCCGCGGAAGCGCTCACCGCACGCGACGATCGACAGCGTATAGACGCTGCCCGCCGCCGCGCCGATCACCAAGAGCAGCGGCCAGCAGATCCACGGATGCGCGACCGCCCACGGCAGCAGCGGCAACAGCACCACCACGACGACCCCCGCACCCGCATGCACCTTCGCGCGCCCGCTGCGATCGGCAAGCCAGCCGATCGGGAATTGCATCGTCGTGTCGCCGAACAGGATCGCGGAGGCGAACAGCACGCCGGTCTCCTCGCCGATACCGTGCGACATCGCGAAGAGCGGCATCAGCGAGAGCGCGAGCGTGTCGAAGAGCGCGAAGAAGCCCGTGCCGATCACGAGCGCCGGCATGCGCGGCAGCACGTGCCGCCAGTCGCCGTGCTCGCCTTCGCCGTCGCCCGAAGCGAGCGCGTGCGGCGTGCCGCGTATCGACGCGAGCGCGGGCAACGCCAGCAGAAAGATCGCGCCGCAAATCGCGAAGCGCATCGACGGCAGGCCGCCGATCATGCTGACGAGCACCGGGCCGGTCATCTGAAAGAGCGTGAAGTTGGTCGCGTAGATGGCGACGACGCGGCCGCGCGTCGCATCGTCGGCGAGCTGCGTGACCCACGCCTCGCCGATCGTGAAAAGCAGCATCAGCGCCGCGCCGCACAGGAAGCGCAGCACGGCCCACAGCCACAGATCCACGGTGAACTGCATCGCGATGGTGGACAGCGCCGCGACGATCACCGTGCCGACGATCGTCTCGCGCGCGCCGCAACGCACGGCGACGCGGCTCGCGAACGGCGCGACCGCGAGGCCGCCGCCCGCCTGCATGGCAGTCATCAGGCCGACCATGCCGGTGCCGTAGCCCGCTTGCGTCAAGGCGAGCGCGGTCAGCGGCAGCGTCGCGCCCAGACCGAGGCCGACCACCGCGACGCTCAGGATCAGCGCCAGAAAATCACGCGAGAGAATGCCCTTCATGCAACGTACCGCCCGCGAAAGATCAGGCGGCTTGTCCGATCGAAAGACGGCGCGCGCGCTTGTCGAGCGTCGCCGACAGCAATGTGAGACCGAACGCGCTCGCCGCCATCATGATGCCGACCCACGGCAGCGACGTGAGCGGCGCGCCCGCGCTGATCACGCAGCCGCCGAGCCACGCGCCCGTCGCGTTGCCGAGGTTGAACGCGCCCTGATTCAACGTCGACGCAAGATTGGGCGCGTCGCTCGCGCGGTTCACGATCAGCATCTGCAACGGCGGCACGATCGCGAACGCGAGCACGCCCCAGAAGAAGATCGTGATCATCGCCGAAACGGGCTCGTGCATCGTGCCGGCGAAGATCGTCAGAATGACGACGATCGCGAGCAGGAAGGTCAGCAGCGAGCGCAGCAGCTTCCAGTCCGCGAGCTTGCCGCCGAGCGTGCTGCCCACCGTCAGGCCGAGGCCGAAGAGCAGCAGCACGTAGGTGACCGCGTGCGGCGAAAAGCCCGTGATGTCTTCGAGGATCGGCGTGATATACGTGAACACCGAGAACAGACTGGCCGACGCGAGCACGCTGATGCCGAGCACCATCAGCACTTGCGGGTTCTTGAGCACGTCGAATTCGCGCAGGATGCTGGTATCGCGCATCTCGATGTGCTTCGGCAGGCACACGGCGAGCGCGCCCGCCGCCGCGATGCCGATCAGCGTCACGACCCAGAAGGTCGCGCGCCAGCCGGCCGCCTGGCCGAGCGCGGTGCCGAGCGGCACGCCGAGCACGTTGGCGAGCGTGAGTCCGGTGAACATCAGCGCGATCGCCTGCGCGCGGCGGTTCGGTGCGACCAGATCCGCGGCGACCACCGAGCCGATGCCGAAGAATGCGCCGTGACAGAACGCCGTGACGATGCGCGCGCCCATCAGCACCCAGTAGTTCGGCGCGAGCGCGCACAGCAGATTGCCGACGATGAACACGCCGATCAGGTTCATCAGCGCTTTCTTGCGCGGCATCTTCGCGGTGACGACGGCGAGAATCGGCGCGCCAATGGTGACGCCGAGCGCATAGCCGGAAACGAGCATGCCGGCAGCCGGAATCGACACCGCGAGATCGCGCGCGACATTGGGCAGCAGGCCCATGATGACGAATTCGGTCGTGCCGATGCCGAACGCGGCAATGGCGAGAGCGACGAGGGGCAGAGGCATGGCGGAGGGCGCGCGCGGTGTCACGCTTCACGCGCATCGTCGGATTGAGCGATGCAGGCGCAAAGGCGGAGTTGAAGGCCCGGATTGTACCGAAAGGTAATTTTCGATGCTGGTATAAACCCTGATATCGGCTGCCACGCGCCGCGTCGCGTCCGAACGGATATTCTTCCGGACGCGACGACGGCGCATGAGTCTTGCCAGCGCGCCGCAGCCATGCGTCAGATGTTTCCGGTAACACGCTCGCGGCCGCGCATTCCTTGCGCGCCATCGGCGTGGGAGAGTGTTGGAAAAACGCTGCAACTATCGAACGAACATGTCACCGACAAAAATCTGTATCCGCTTCGCCATCGCGTCCGCGTTGCTGCTCGGCGCGCTCGCGCACGCCCAGAGCGATGCCGCCGGTCCCATCGCCACGAAGGCGGGCGCGCTGCATTTCCTGCGCGACGAATCCGGCATGGCCGCGCTCATCGACACGCAGGTGTTCGATCGCTTCGACGCGAAACGCATCGCGCACTTCGACGAAACGTCCGGCGCGAGTGATACCGTCACCCGCATGCTCGTGCAATCCGATACCGGCCCGCTGCTCTACGACTTCCGCCGCAATCCGCCGCTCGTGCAGCGCGTGAATCAGCGCATGACGGTCAGGCGCGTGTTCTGGCAGGGCGAGGAAGTGGTGATGCAATCGAATCTCGGCTGGTACGGTTTCCAGCGCGGCAAGCTCACGAAGCTGCAATCGTCGACGACGACCTATCACTGAGCGGGAACACGCGTTCGCCGGCGATCACATAGAGCGCTTCGCCGCGCACGTGGCCGTTCACCTCGAAGCCGCCCGTGAACGCGCCGAACGCCGGCAGCACGCCCGCGCGCGCGCCGAAGCGAAAGCACGGCAGGCGCGCACGGTCGACACGCGTCGCGAGCCGGTACACCGGATGCTCGTGGCCGGCGAGCGCGTAAGCGCCATCGACCGTCTGCGGATGATGGCAAAGCGCCCACGGCCCGAGCGCATGCGGCTCCTTCACGACATCGACGCCGAACAGGGCGGGCAGCGCGCCCGCGTGCCTGTCGTGATTGCCTTCGACGAGCACGAGCGCGAGTTCGCGATGTTTCGCGCGCCACGCGGCGAGCGCGTCGAGCGTTTCGGCGGCGTGCGATTCGCGCGCGTGCAGCAGATCGCCGAGAAAGACGATCGACTCCGGCCGATGCGCGGCGACGAGCGCATCGAGCCGCGCCAGACTCTCGCCGGTCGTGCCGACAGGCACCGGAATGCCGCGCGCGCGAAACACCGCGTCCTTGCCGAAATGCGCATCGGCGATGAAGAGGCTTTTGGCCTGCGGATCGAACGCCGCGCGTTCCGCCGACAACACGAGCGCGTGGCCGTTCACATCGATGGTCAGTGCTTCCATTTATGCTTTCGCCGCCTTCTCCAGATCCGCGAGCATGCGCTCGACGCGATCCGACAGCTTCTCCGTGCTCACCTTCTCCCGCAAGCGCGCGACGATCAGCGGAAACGCGAAGGGCGTCGGCTTCTTCGGGTGCGTGAGCGCGAGCCGGCTGTCGCTCATGCGTTCGAGCGCGGCGCGGATGCGTCCGAGTTCCAGTTCCTGCAGCATCACTTCCTGATCAGCCTGCGTGAGCAGCAGATTGCCGCTGTCGTGCTTGCGGAAGACTTCGTAGAACAGTCCGCTCGACGCCTGCAACTGGCGCGCGCTTTTCTGCTGCCCCGGATGACCTTGATAGATCAGCCCCGACACGCGCGCGATCTCGCGAAAGCGCCGCGCCGAAAGCTCGGACGCGTTGAGGCTCGCGAGAATGTCGTGCTCCAGATTCTGCGGCGAAAAGAGTCCTTTCGCGATGAGCGTCTCCCAGTCGAACGGCTTGGCCGACAGCAGTTCGAAGCCGTAATCGTTCATCGAAATGGAAAACGTGCCCGGCTGGTCGCGTGACGCGCGCCAGCCGAACAGCGATCCCAGACCGATATGCGCCATGCGGCCCGCGAACGGATAGCAGAAAAAGTGATGCCCTTCGCGCGAGCGCACCAGTTCGACGACGAGCACGCCGGGTCCCGGCAAGGCCGACCATTTCGCCTGCAAGTCGAGCAGCGGTTTGACGGCGCGCATCTCGGGCTCGTCGTAGATGCCGTCGCTGGCGCGCGCGAGCATCACGAGCGCGGCGTCCGCGAGTTCCGACGAGAGCGGCATCTTGCTGCCCGCCCATTGCGGCATCGCACCGCGCGACGAGGTCGCGCGCTTCACATAGGCGGTCATGTCGCGCACGCGCACGAGTTCGAGCGCGCGTCCGCCGAAGGTGAAGACATCGCCGGGCTTCAGACGCGAGATGAACGATTCCTCCATGGCGCCGATGCGCCCGCCCGTCATGTACGCCACGTTGATGGTTGCGTTTGCAACGATCGTCCCGACGTTGTTGCGATGCCTGCGCACGAGATCCTCGCGCGGCACGCGATACACGCCGTCATCGCCTTTCACGACGCGATGAAAGTCCGGATACGCCCCGAGCGACGCGCCGCCGCGCTCGACGAACGCGAGCGCCCAGTCGAACTCCGGCTGCGTGAGATCGCGGTATGCATACGCGCTGCGGACTTCATCGAGCATCTGCGCCGCTGTGAAGCCGCCGCCGATCGCCACCGTCACGAGATGCTGCACGAGCACGTCGAGCGGCTTCAACGGCATGTCGCGTCCTTCGATGCGACGTTCCTGGATCGCCCAGCGCGCCGCCGCCGCTTCGACGAGTTCGAGCGCGTGCGTCGGCACGATCGTCACGCGCGACACGCGGCCCGGCGCGTGACCCGAGCGTCCCGCGCGCTGCATGAGGCGCGCGACGCCCTTTGGCGAGCCGATCTGGAACACGCGATCGACCGGCAGGAAATCGACGCCCAGATCGAGGCTCGACGTGCACACGACCGCCTTCAGTTGCCCGTTCTTGAGTCCCTGTTCGACCCAGTCGCGCACCTCCTTGTCGAGCGAACCGTGATGCAGCGCGAGCAGGCCCGCCCATTCCGGCCGCAGTTCGAGCAGTGCGCGATACCAGATTTCCGCTTGCGAGCGCGTGTTGGTGAAGACGAGCGAGCTTTGCGCCTGATCGACTTCATCGGCGACGGGTCCGACTTGCCGCACGCCGAGATGCCCGCCCCACGGAAAGCGCTCGATCGTGTCGGGAATCAGCGTATCGACGACGAGCGTCTTGGGCTGCGCGCCGCGCACGACCACGCGCGGCGTCTTCACGGGATGCAGCAGGGCGTCGTGCGCGAGGGCGAGATTGCCGAGCGTCGCGGACAGGCCCCAGATCTGCAGATCGGGCCGCCAGTGCGCGAGCCGCGCGATCGCGAGTTGCGTCTGCGTGCCGCGCTTGTTGCCGAGCAACTCGTGCCATTCATCGACGACGATCATGCGCAAGTGCTTGAGTTCCTCCTGCGCATTGGCGCGCGTGAGCATCAGCGTGAGGCTTTCGGGCGTCGTGACGAGCGCGGACGGCATGCGCCGGCTCTGCCGCGCACGTTCGGTCGACGACGTGTCGCCGGTGCGCAGCCCGACCGTCCACGGCACCGACAGCGCGCTCACCGCGCTTTGCAGCGCGCGGGCGCTGTCGGCGGCGAGCGCGCGCATCGGCGTGATCCAGAGGACGGTGAGCGGCGCGGGCAGCGCGGCCGGTTTCGGCGGCGCGTGCGCATAGGCCGCGAGCGCGCCGAGCCAGACTGCCCATGTCTTGCCCGCGCCGGTCGTCGCGTGCAGCAGACCGCTCGCGCCGCGTTCGATTTCACGCCACGCCTCGCGCTGAAACGCGAAGGGCTGCCAGCCGCGTTCGTCGAACCAGCGCGCGATGCGCTCGTCGATCGGCCTGGCGGCTTCGTTCGCGTCGAACGCGAATGGCGCGGGCGTGAACTCGGCTACGGCATCGAGTTTCGCCTGCGCCGCGCGGGTACGCGGCACGCGGCGAGGACGCGGCGCGCTCATGCCGTCGCCTCGTTCAGAAAGCCCTTGAGGATGTCGAGCGTATCGGCGTCTTCGATCTGCTTGTCGGTGCGCCAGCGCAGCATGCGCGGAAAGCGCACCGCGATGCCCGACTTGTGGCGCGGGCTCGCCTGTATGCCTTCGAAGCCGATCTCGAAGACGAGCGTGGGCGTGACGCTGCGCACCGGTCCGAACTTCTCGATGGTCGTCTTGCGCACGATCGCATCGACCTGGCGCATTTCCTCGTCGGTCAGACCGGAATAGGCTTTCGCGAACGGCACGAGCGTGCGCGTGCCATCGGCTTCGTCCCAGACGGCGAAAGTGAAATCCGTGTAGAGGCTCGCACGGCGGCCGTGGCCGCGCTGCGCGTAGAGCAGCACGGCGTCGATCGAATATGGATCGATCTTCCACTTCCACCATGTGCCCGATGCCTTCGTGCGCCCGACGCCGTACATCGACGCGCGCTCCTTGAGCATCAATCCTTCGACGCCGCGCGCGCGGCTTTCGTCGCGCAATGCAGCGAGCGCCGTCCAGTCCGATGCGACGACCATCGGCGACACGCGCAGCAAGTCCACGGCGAGATCGGACGCGAGCGCGTCGAGCTTCGCGCGGCGCGCATCGAGCGGCTCGGTGCGCAGATCGCGGCCGTCGGCTTCGAGCAGATCGTAGGCGAGCAGCGCGGCGGGTGAATCGGCGAGCACTTTTTTGGTGAGCGACTTGCGCGTGATGCGCGGCTGCAAACGCGCGAACGGCAGCGGCGCGTTCGCGCCCGGTTCCCACGCGAGAATCTCGCCGTCGATCACGGTGCCGTCCGGCAGCGCGGCGCCGAGCGCGGCGAGCTCGGGAAAGCGCTCGGTGACGAGATCCTCGCCGCGCGACCAGATCCACACGCGGCCCGCGCGCTTCACGAGCTGCGCGCGTATGCCGTCCCACTTCCATTCGACGATCCAGCCGGCGGGCGAACCGAGCGTCGCCGGATCGGCCTGCAGCGGATGGGCGAGAAAGAACGGATAGGGCAGGCCGAGATCGCTTTCGTGCGGCGTATCGACATCGTCGCCTTCGGCAGCGGGCGCGATCAGCCGCAGATAACGCGCGGCGCTCGGTGTCTGACGCGAATCGGTCCAGCCGACCATGCGTTGCGCGATACGCTTGTGATCGACGCCCGCGACGGCGGCCAGCGCGCGCACGACGAGCTGCCGCGCGACGCCCACGCGAAAGCCGCCGCCGATCAGCTTCGTCAGGAGAAAGCGCTCGCTCCAGTTCAGTTCGTCCCAGTAGCCCAGCAGCCGTTCGCGCAACTCAGCCGGATTCGCGCCGCGCAACGTCAGCACGCGGTCCTCGATCCACTGCGCGAGCCCGAGCGACGATTCGCCCGACGCGGGCGGCAACACATGCGCGATGGTTTCGGCGAGATCGCCGACCGCCTGATACGACTCCTCGAAAAGCCATTCCGGCAGACCCGCGCGTTCGCGCGCGAACTCGGTGATGAGGCGCGTCGGCACCGACTGGCGCGGCTTGCCGCCCGCGAGAAAGTACGACGCCCACGCTGCGTCTTCCGGTTCCGCGCCCGAGAAATACGCGATCAGCGCTTCGAGCTTTTCGTTGGTCGAGGTGGTCGCGTCGAGCGCGGCGTAGAGCGTCGCGAAGCGTTTCATGATGCCTGGGCCGTGTCGGCTTCGATGGCGTCGTCGCCGTATTCGGTCTTGAAGGCGCCCGCGTCCAGTCCCTGCTCGCGCAGCCAGCGCACCATCGGCTCGATCTGTCCGTGGGTGACGATAACGCGTTGCGCGCCCGTCGCGCCGATCGCGAGTTGCAGGCCCGGCCAGTCGGCGTGATCGGACAGCACGAAGCCACGATCGACACCCTTGCGGCGGCGTGTTCCGCGCAGACGCATCCAGCCGGACGCGAAGGCATCGCTGTACTCGCCGAAGCGGCGCATCCACGTGCTGCCTTGCGCGGACGGCGGCGCGACGATCAGCGCGCCCTTGAACGCGGCCTTGTCCTTCGCGGCGATCTCGCTGACGGGCCGCGTGTGCGGCAGCGCAACGCCGGCCTCGCGGTACGCGCGATTGAGCGGCTCGACCGCGCCGTGACAGAAGATCGGCCCGATGGCGGCATCGACGCCCGCGAGCAGGCGCTGCGCCTTGCCGAACGAATAGCAGAACAGCACCGACGCGCGCCCTTGCGCCGCGTTGTGCCGCCACCATGAATCGATGCCGTCGAAGACGTCCTGCGAGCGGTCCCATCGATAGATCGGCAGGCCGAACGTCGATTCGGTGATGAAGGTGTCGCAGCGCACGGGCTCGAACGGCGCGCAGGTCGGATCGGGTTCGACCTTGTAATCGCCGGACGCGACCCACACGCGCCCCTTGTATTCGACGCGCACCTGCGCCGAGCCCAGCACGTGTCCGGCGGGATGCAGCGACACGCGCACCCCGTTCACGTCGATGGCTTCGCCATAGGCGAGCCCTTGCACGTCGATGCCGGGCAGCCGCGACAACAGCACGCCGACGCCCGGTTGCGCGGCGAGATAGCGCGCGTGGCCGAAGCGCGCGTGATCCGCATGAGCATGCGTGATGACGGCGCGTTCGACGGGCCGCCACGGGTCGATATGGAAGTTGCCCGGCACACAGAAAAGTCCTTCGGGCCGCGCGACGATGAGATCGGAAGAAGTGTCCACAGGTCGATGGGCAATGCGTGTGTGACAGCCGCGTGACGCGCGCGACCGCCAGAAAATTGGAACTGTTCGATTCTGGCAACAAAAGCACGCGACGTGCCCGTCACAGCGCTTTCATCAATTGCGTGCAGGGTGTAAAAGTTTGATTGGCCTGAGCGCTCGTTCACGCGTGTCCGCTCAGGCCGCCGTTAGCGAAACACGCGCGCACGGGGCGCGCGCGCCGCAGTCTTCTTCATATGCCGATCATGGATACGATGGTTGCGCCGACCGCCGCAGAAGCGGTCTGGATCGTCAGGCTCCAGAGCCATCCTCAGTACGACTTCGTGCGTCTGAAGCGCGTGTTCACCGGCCACGGTTCGCGCCATCAGGTCGTGCTCGTCGATGTCGGGAAGCTGCTCGCGTGCGCCAATCGCGACGACACCGATTACGTGCTCAAGGCCGTCGACGACTGGCACGCGGGCAAGGTTCGCGGCATCCGCGAATTTCTCGACCCGGACAATCCGCGCGTGCCGGAAATGCCTTACGTGACGATCAGCGTGCGCCGCTCGCCGGGCTTGCTCGGGCTGCTCGGCGTGCACAGGGAAGGGGTCGTGGCGTTTCGCAACGGGCAGCATCGCGCGCGCTACATGGCGCACGCGGGCGCGTTATGCATGCCGGTGGAAGTGCATGAGCGCGAGGCGGCGCTGTTGCGCGAGATGTGCGCCGCGCCCGATGTATCGAGCGCGGAGTACGGGGAGAATTGAGTGCGGCGCGAGTGCGGCGCGATCGGCCAGACGGCAGGATCGCCGCCTGGCTGCTTCGGGGCGCCAGTGCTTCAGTTAGTTTGCCGTTGCCGAGGCGCCGCGCATCGTCTGCATGGGCATGATCGACTGCATGGGCGGGCGCATCACTTCGTCGGGCCGGCCGTTGCCTGCGGCGAATTCCCGGCTCAGATAGTCCAGCGCATAGTCGATGAAAAAGCGCGTCTTGGCGGGCAGATATTGCCGGCCCGGATAGACGATCGACACTTTCATGTCCGGATCATCGATGGAGTAGTCCTCCAGAAGGCGCACGAGCGTGCCGTCCTTCAGATCCGCCTGCACGATGCCCTCGGGCAGGATCGAAAAGCCCATGCCCTTGAGCGTGGCGAGACGCACCATCAGGCCGTTGTTGACCGTGTACACGGGCGCGAGCGTGATCTGGTCGGCGTCGCCCAGGCGATGCCGGAAGTGCCAGGTCTGGCTGCGCATCTCGTTCGGCAGTCCGACGGACGGGAAGTTGTGCAGATCCGTGGGCGAGCCGGGCATGCCGTGCTCGGCCACGAACGCCGGCGTCGCGACCGGAACGAGCGCATTGGTGCCGACGGGCCGCTCGATGAGCGCCGTGCTCGACACCATGAACGCGGTGACGATGCCCACGTCGTAGCCGTCCTCGACGAGATCGACATGGCGTTCCGCGAGCGTCAGGCGCACATTGACCTTCGGATAGAGCTTGCGAAAGCCGTCGACGAGCGGCGTCAGCGTGAGCAGCGAAAGCGCGCTCGACGCCACCACGCGCAGCGTGCCGCTCGGCTCGCCTTCGGTGTGCGTGACTGTGGACTCGAGATGATCCAGTTCCTCGAGCAACGCGCGGCAACCCTCGAGATAACGCGTGCCGGCTTCGGTGAGAGAAAGATTACGGGTGGTGCGGTTAATCAGGCGAGTTCGCAAATGCGCTTCGAGCATGGCGATTGCCCGAGTGACCAGCGCATTCGAAACATCGAGTTGTTGAGCAGCGCGGCGAAAGCTCTCCGTATCCGCCACACGCACGAAGACGCGCATTGCATGGATCTGGTTCATCACTGGTGCCCTCTCAGTTGTGTCACATTGCCCCAGACCGACTCAGTGCGACACGCGCATGTCCGATCGCTGAAGGATGTGTGAAGTCGATAATATTGACACTCGGCAAATATTGCAATAACCATGTTACGAAGATTAGGTAAGCGAAGCGCTTTTTTAAACCTCCATATGCACTGCGCCTGTGCGGCGCGTAATTTTGTCAGTTTGGCGCCATTCTTAATGGCGGCTGATTTCGATTTGTCTCAGGGACTATAAGACGTTGCGATCATTTCGACAATAAAATTGTGGATTTTCTTATGATATATGTCATGAATGCTTAATAACTCGCATTTCATGCTGCATTTTTGAATTCAAATGAAATTGATATATCTCTTCGTTGATTTTATTTATCGGTTTTCACGCTCGATTAATATTCTTGCAGCGCCCTTACAATCTGAATCGCGTGTGAATCCGAAAGGAAGCGAATTAAATCGTTCTGCCAATCCGATCAGAAACATCGATTCCGCGACTGGAGTCTTGCTTTCAAACCCGGCCGATATGCGGCGACGCTTATCGCCGCGCTGATTCCCGATGCCATAATCGACTCACACTCAAGGGAGGCTTCTGAATGGCTCAATCGAATCTGGCGTGCGTAACGCTCCCGGGCGGCGAAACGATCCCGAAGCTCGGTCAGGGAACTTGGGAAATGGGCGAACGCGCGAATGCGCGCAAGAGCGAGATCGCCGCGCTGCGCGAGGGCGTCGAGCTGGGAATGACGCTTATCGACACCGCCGAGATGTACGGCGACGGCGAAAGCGAAAAGCTCATCGCGGAGGCGCTCGGCGACAGGCGCGACGAGCTGTTCATCGTGAGCAAGGTGTATCCGCACAACGGCAGCGAACGCGGCGTGCAGACCGCGTGCGAACGCAGCCTGAAGCGCCTGAAGACCGACCGGATCGATCTGTATCTGCTGCACTGGCGCGGCGGGGAAGATCTTGAAGGCGTCGTTGCGGGTTTCGGGAAGTTGCAGCGCGACGGCAAGATCCGTCACTGGGGCGTGAGCAACTTCGACACCGACGACATGGAAGAACTCTTTTCGCTCGATGGCGGCAGCGCTTGCGCAACCGATCAGATTCTCTACAACGTCGCGCGGCGCGGAGCGGAGTTCGATCTGCTGCCGTGGCTGCGCGAGCGGCGCCTGCCCGCGATGGCGTACAGCCCCGTCGATCACGCGCGTCTGCCGCGCGGCGGCGCGCTGGAAAAGATCGCGGCGGCGCGCGGCGTGTCCGCGTTTCAGGTGGCGCTCGCGTGGGTTCTGCAGCAACCGGAGGTGTTCGCCATTCCGAAGGCGGCGGACGTCGCGCATGTCCGCGAGAATCGCGCGGCGCTCGACCTCGATCTGTCCGCCGATGAACTCGCGGACATCGATCAGCAGTTCAGGCCGCCGAAGTCGAAACGCTCGCTCGAAATGCTTTGATGCCGCGCCCGGTCAGGTGCACGCGTGATGCGCGTGCACCGAGCCGAGCACCGCGACTTCCGCGGGCGTGCGCCGCAGATCCGCTTCGTTGACCTGCTTCGCGTCGGCGAGGAAATCGTCGACGATCGAGGACACTTTCGTGTCCGTCAGGCACAGCGACACGCGCTTCGTGTCGT from the Caballeronia sp. NK8 genome contains:
- a CDS encoding aldo/keto reductase, encoding MAQSNLACVTLPGGETIPKLGQGTWEMGERANARKSEIAALREGVELGMTLIDTAEMYGDGESEKLIAEALGDRRDELFIVSKVYPHNGSERGVQTACERSLKRLKTDRIDLYLLHWRGGEDLEGVVAGFGKLQRDGKIRHWGVSNFDTDDMEELFSLDGGSACATDQILYNVARRGAEFDLLPWLRERRLPAMAYSPVDHARLPRGGALEKIAAARGVSAFQVALAWVLQQPEVFAIPKAADVAHVRENRAALDLDLSADELADIDQQFRPPKSKRSLEML
- a CDS encoding LysR family transcriptional regulator, whose translation is MNQIHAMRVFVRVADTESFRRAAQQLDVSNALVTRAIAMLEAHLRTRLINRTTRNLSLTEAGTRYLEGCRALLEELDHLESTVTHTEGEPSGTLRVVASSALSLLTLTPLVDGFRKLYPKVNVRLTLAERHVDLVEDGYDVGIVTAFMVSSTALIERPVGTNALVPVATPAFVAEHGMPGSPTDLHNFPSVGLPNEMRSQTWHFRHRLGDADQITLAPVYTVNNGLMVRLATLKGMGFSILPEGIVQADLKDGTLVRLLEDYSIDDPDMKVSIVYPGRQYLPAKTRFFIDYALDYLSREFAAGNGRPDEVMRPPMQSIMPMQTMRGASATAN